The following proteins come from a genomic window of Streptomyces sp. NBC_01716:
- a CDS encoding HD domain-containing protein, with protein sequence MSVQEALRMRWLRTLETARNGKTTPDALPYADNLLARWAEDQRRYHTTDHLLAVLDHIDTLADHAADPQAVRLAAWFHDAVYHPERSENEERSAAVAVRALTDAGVPADLTEEVARLVRLTVTHDPAPGDTNGEVLCDADLAILASDPEAYEAYTRAVREEYDFVPDDAFRAGRAAVLRQLLDLERLFRTPYGAAHWEQRARTNLNGELTRLSH encoded by the coding sequence ATGTCAGTCCAAGAAGCACTCCGGATGCGCTGGCTGCGTACCCTCGAAACGGCGCGGAACGGGAAGACCACCCCCGACGCGCTCCCCTACGCCGACAACCTCCTCGCCCGCTGGGCCGAGGACCAGCGCCGCTACCACACCACCGATCACCTCCTCGCGGTCCTGGACCACATCGACACCCTCGCGGACCACGCCGCCGACCCGCAGGCCGTACGCCTCGCGGCCTGGTTCCACGACGCCGTCTACCACCCCGAGCGTTCCGAGAACGAGGAACGCAGCGCGGCGGTCGCGGTGCGCGCGCTCACCGACGCGGGCGTACCGGCCGATCTCACGGAAGAGGTCGCCCGCCTCGTCCGCCTCACCGTCACCCACGACCCGGCGCCCGGCGACACCAACGGCGAGGTGCTGTGCGACGCGGATCTCGCGATCCTTGCGAGCGATCCAGAGGCGTACGAGGCGTACACACGCGCGGTCCGGGAAGAGTACGACTTCGTCCCGGACGACGCCTTCCGGGCGGGCCGGGCGGCGGTACTGCGCCAACTCCTGGACCTGGAAAGGCTGTTCCGCACACCGTACGGCGCGGCCCACTGGGAGCAGCGGGCCCGCACCAACCTCAACGGCGAACTGACGCGTCTCTCCCACTGA